The DNA region CGGAGGGCAAGGAGCTCGCTCGGCTCCGCGCCGACGTCGGGATGGTGTTCCAGTCGTTCAACCTCTTCGCGCACAAGTCCGTGCTGGACAACGTGACGCTCGGCCCGATCCAGGTCCACAGGATGCCGAAGGCGGAGGCGGAGTCCAAGGCCCGTGCCCTGCTCGAGCGGGTCGGCGTCGCGGACCAGGCGAACAAGATGCCGGCCCAGCTCTCCGGCGGGCAGCAGCAGCGCGTGGCGATCGCCCGCGCGCTGGCGATGGACCCCAAGGTCATGCTCTTCGACGAGCCGACCTCCGCCCTGGACCCGGAGATGATCTCCGAGGTCCTCGACGTCATGCGCGAGCTCGCCGCCAGCGGCATGACAATGATCGTCGTCACGCACGAGATGGGCTTCGCCAAGGCGTCGGCGAACCGCGTGGTCTTCATGGACCACGGCCAGATCGTCGAGCAAGCAGTGCCGGCGGAGTTCTTCGCGAACCCGCGCAGCGACCGTGCCCGCGACTTCCTCGGAAAGATCCTTTCCCATTAGAGAGGCGAACCGCCCATGAGATTGCGCCGCTTGACCACCTCCGCCGCCGCCCTCGTGCTGGCGTTGTCGTTGACGGCCTGCGGAGGCGATGACGACGACGACAACGCCTCGCAGGACAACACGCCGAGCGGTGGCGCCAGCGCGTCGGCCTCCGCGGTCTCCGGCACGCTCGGCCGCCTGCAGGGCGCCGACAAACTCGTGGTCGGCGTGAAGTTCGACCAGCCGGGCGTCGGCGAGAAGGACCCCGCGACGGGCAAGCTCTCCGGCTTCGACATCGAGATCGCCAAGATCATCGCCAAGGCGCTCGGGATCGACTCCGGCGACATCGAGTTCAAGGAGACGGTCTCGGCCAACCGCGAGCCGTTCATCAAGGCCCGCACGGTCGACCTCGTCATCGCCTCGTACTCGATCACCGAGGAGCGTCGGAAGGTCGTCAGCCAGGCCGGGCCGTACTACGAGACCGGTCAGCAACTGCTGGTCCGCTCCGACGACAGCTCGATCAACGGCCCCGACGACCTGACGGGCAAGAAGGTCTGCTCGGTCAGCGGCTCGACGTCCATCAAGACCGTCGAGGAGAAGTAC from Sporichthya brevicatena includes:
- a CDS encoding glutamate ABC transporter substrate-binding protein; the protein is MTTSAAALVLALSLTACGGDDDDDNASQDNTPSGGASASASAVSGTLGRLQGADKLVVGVKFDQPGVGEKDPATGKLSGFDIEIAKIIAKALGIDSGDIEFKETVSANREPFIKARTVDLVIASYSITEERRKVVSQAGPYYETGQQLLVRSDDSSINGPDDLTGKKVCSVSGSTSIKTVEEKYGAAPAPFATYTECVQQLVNKSVDAVTTDGAILLGYAAKQPDKVKVVGDPFSQERYGIGFAFGDTQMCEFLIDTLQAAFDDGSWAQAFADTLGKSGVSAPPVPQLDDKC
- a CDS encoding amino acid ABC transporter ATP-binding protein, whose product is MIDTAPPLVEMLQVNKHFGTLHVLRDIDLTVARGEVVVVIGPSGSGKSTLCRAINRLEPIDSGTIRVDGVSLPAEGKELARLRADVGMVFQSFNLFAHKSVLDNVTLGPIQVHRMPKAEAESKARALLERVGVADQANKMPAQLSGGQQQRVAIARALAMDPKVMLFDEPTSALDPEMISEVLDVMRELAASGMTMIVVTHEMGFAKASANRVVFMDHGQIVEQAVPAEFFANPRSDRARDFLGKILSH